The DNA segment TTTGGTGGTACCAACCAACCGGTGCCGCAATTATCCCTGGCCGTGGGCGTATCGCTGGTTGAGGTCATCCAGCAAACTTCCCCCCAAATCAACATCGGGCTGCACTGGCCCAACGATCTGTATTGTGACGTGGCTCAGAACTCCCGGTCATCGCTGATAGCCCCGGCTGGTTCCACGGCGGGGACCGCGGATTCCAGCAGGCAATTTTCCCGCAAAAAGGTGGGGGGGATTTTAATCGAGGCGCTCCCCGGAGGCCGGCTGATCATCGGCGTGGGCGTGAACACCAATAATTCATTTTTAGTGGCGGAGAATCCATCGCCAGTCGAGTTGCGGGAAAGCGCTTGCGCTCTGGTGGACCTGACGGGGGAAGCGCTCGACCACACGCAATTTTTACTCGCTTGGATGGCGGAGCTACGCGCGGCGCTGGAACTACTGTATGCGCACCCGGAACGTCTGGGGGAGGAATTTGACCGGCACTGTCTGCAACGGGGCGAAACGCTGACGCTGTATCAGGGGACCGCCCAATACATCGGCCGCTGCCTGGGGATCGCGACGAACGGGGCGTTACGACTGCAACTGCCGGCAGGAGAGCGGGAATTTACGAGCGGAAGTTTGAGGCGGGAGTAGTGGAGGTGTACTAGAGAATAGCAGTAGGATAACTACGAAATACTCAATATTGAGGTTAAGGGATCAATTTCAAATTTATGTATTTCTAAGTGATGAAAAGTTAGCAAATCCTTTAGCTGCAATAGACTGCAATTCCCAATCCTTAGCCATATGAACTTTGGCGGATGACCATAAAGTAAACTGCGTTGCTGGAAATCACTATCTTTGGAAACCAGACAATACCCCTGATCTCGCGCAAATTCCCAGAGTGCGGTATCAGTGCCACCTAAAAGCCCACAGTCACGGGCATGCACACTACTTGGATACAGATTCGCTAACAATCTCGGCAGCTTGGGCGATAAATTTTCGTCAAAGAGCAGCTTCATGCGGCACGATAGTTAAACGGCGGTCGCGATCGGCGGCAAAAGCAAAGCAGGCTTGAATGTCCTCATAAGTTAGATCGGGAAAATCTTCCAGCACTTCCGCGATGGAGAGACCGCCTCCTAAATAATCAAAAACATCCACCACAGCGATGCGCGTGCCGCGAATGCACGGTTTGCCACTCCGAATTTCAGGATCGATGATAATTCGTTCACGATAGTTCATAATTATATTTTACT comes from the Pirellulales bacterium genome and includes:
- a CDS encoding biotin--[acetyl-CoA-carboxylase] ligase, with the protein product MHPATLKAPNAQTLCAQSWLRRVEWHERLDSTQILARQHSQTLPDQELPLLIGANEQSAGQGRGSHRWWTGAGALACSLLLDPRQFGGTNQPVPQLSLAVGVSLVEVIQQTSPQINIGLHWPNDLYCDVAQNSRSSLIAPAGSTAGTADSSRQFSRKKVGGILIEALPGGRLIIGVGVNTNNSFLVAENPSPVELRESACALVDLTGEALDHTQFLLAWMAELRAALELLYAHPERLGEEFDRHCLQRGETLTLYQGTAQYIGRCLGIATNGALRLQLPAGEREFTSGSLRRE
- a CDS encoding DUF5615 family PIN-like protein — encoded protein: MKLLFDENLSPKLPRLLANLYPSSVHARDCGLLGGTDTALWEFARDQGYCLVSKDSDFQQRSLLYGHPPKFIWLRIGNCSLLQLKDLLTFHHLEIHKFEIDPLTSILSIS
- a CDS encoding DUF433 domain-containing protein, with translation MNYRERIIIDPEIRSGKPCIRGTRIAVVDVFDYLGGGLSIAEVLEDFPDLTYEDIQACFAFAADRDRRLTIVPHEAAL